A genome region from Polypterus senegalus isolate Bchr_013 chromosome 7, ASM1683550v1, whole genome shotgun sequence includes the following:
- the ptpn9b gene encoding tyrosine-protein phosphatase non-receptor type 9 translates to MAEGLTAQEQLTVEEFFRELKRREHPNVVLVSQKTAVKFLMARKFDVSRAIDLFQAYKNTRLKEGINNINPDEEPLRSELLSGKFTVLPGRDAKGAAIALFTARLHRPDITTHKAVLQAIIYQLDRAIESIQTQRDGLVFIYDMTSSTYGNFDYELCVKILNLLKGAFPARLKCVFIVSSPLWFRAPFAVLRLFVREKLRERVCTVKSHELTSHVPMESLPEHLGGSSKYNHIAWIQACVNSSQSQQNGDCLDSLFNSYTLDQNPSSDGLNSNCTDQTVTDNTKHAHNRCHENRTSNFHMNPNSLSNFQHWNGSVVRMNYEGNEKGSSANTNDRKPPPQSETPPDTPLHKHASADLNVPPLPQKSRPSLTELSIHIPDSGGMNVQELVQYVKKKKKKGIYQEYEEIRKEPPSGTFEYSKKTCNQIKNRYSDVLCLDQTRVKLNPVNDDDESSDYINASFMDGYRRKNTYIATQGPLPKTFGDFWRMVWEQKVLIIVMTTRVVERGRIKCGQYWPLEAGKAEEYGQYLIRNMRIEMFQDFKLSHLKVYNKEAKESRDVSHFLYMSWPDFGVPKSASAMLHFRAQVKTHHEVAVQAMGSEWNPPIVVHCSAGIGRTGTFCTLDICLSRLEDIGTVDINQTVKRMRTQRAFSIQTWDQYYFCYMAIIEYAQRRGLLAPVEWSDTDLETDSE, encoded by the exons acAGTAGAAGAGTTTTTCCGAGAACTGAAGAGAAGAGAGCATCCCAATGTTGTCTTAGTGTCCCAGAAAACTGCTGTGAAGTTTTTAATGGCAAGAAAATTTGATGTTTCTCGTGCCATTGATTTGTTCCAAGCCTATAAA AATACAAGATTAAAGGAAGGTATCAATAATATTAATCCTGATGAAGAGCCCCTAAGGTCAGAACTTCTAAGTGGCAAATTCACAGTTTTA CCTGGAAGAGATGCAAAGGGAGCTGCTATTGCCCTGTTTACAGCCAGATTACACAGACCTGATATAACCACACACAAAGCAGTACTGCAGGCTATAATTTATCAACTGGACCGTGCAATTGAAAG TATACAAACGCAACGTGATGGTTTAGTTTTCATCTATGACATGACAAGCTCAACCTATGGAAATTTTGATTATGAGCTTTGTGTGAAAATATTGAATCTCCTCAAG GGTGCATTCCCAGCAAGACTTAAATGCGTTTTTATTGTCTCTTCTCCTCTGTGGTTTCGTGCACCATTTGCTGTCCTCAGGCTATTTGTAAGGGAGAAACTTCGGGAAagg GTCTGCACTGTGAAGTCTCATGAATTGACCAGCCACGTGCCAATGGAATCATTACCCGAACATCTTGGAGGCTCTTCAAAGTACAATCATATAGCCTGGATCCAAGCTTGTGTAAATTCCAGCCAAAGCCAACAGAATGGAGATTGCTTGGACAGTCTTTTTAACTCATATACGTTGGATCAAAATCCTAGCAGTGATGGACTGAATTCCAATTGCACTGATCAGACAGTGACTGATAACACCAAGCACGCACACAATCGTTGCCATGAAAATCGGACTAGTAATTTTCATATGAACCCTAATAGTTTGAGCAATTTCCAGCATTGGAATGGGTCTGTAGTCCGTATGAACTATGAAGGCAATGAAAAAGGATCAAGTGCCAACACAAACGATCGAAAGCCTCCACCGCAGTCTGAAACACCTCCAGACACGCCTTTACACAAGCATGCCTCTGCGGATCTAAACGTTCCCCCACTTCCTCAAAAGTCCAGACCTTCTCTGACTGAATTGTCCATCCATATCCCAGACAGTGGTGGAATGAATGTTCAGGaacttgtacagtatgttaagaagaagaaaaagaaaggaatttaTCAGGAATACGAAGAAATTAGGAAAGAGCCACCTTCTGGAACATTTGAGTACTCCAA gaagacatgcaatcaaatCAAAAATCGGTATAGTGATGTTCTCTGTTTGGACCAGACCAGAGTTAAATTAAATCCGGTGAATGATGACGATGAG AGCTCTGATTATATTAATGCAAGTTTTATGGATGGATATAGAAGAAAAAATACCTATATTGCCACACAAG ggCCTTTGCCAAAAACATTTGGAGACTTCTGGCGTATGGTATGGGAACAAAAGGTTTTAATTATTGTAATGACAACAAG AGTTGTAGAACGAGGTAGAATAAAGTGTGGGCAGTATTGGCCACTTGAAGCTGGAAAAGCTGAAGAATATGGGCAGTATTTAATTAGAAATATGCGTATAGAGATGTTTCAAGACTTCAAGCTCTCTCATTTAAAAGTTTACAACAAGGAG GCAAAAGAAAGTAGAGATGTTTCTCACTTTCTTTATATGAGCTGGCCTGATTTTGGTGTTCCAAAGAGTGCTTCAGCCATGTTGCATTTTAGAGCTCAAGTTAAGACTCATCATGAGGTGGCAGTCCAGGCCATGGGATCAGAATGGAATCCTCCCATAGTTGTGCACTGTAGTGCAGGAATTGGAAGAACAG GTACGTTTTGCACTCTGGACATCTGTTTGTCCAGGCTTGAAGATATCGGTACAGTGGACATCAACCAAACAGTGAAGAGAATGAGAACTCAACGTGCATTTAGCATTCAAACCTGGGACcagtattatttttgttatatggCTATTATAGAGTATGCCCAAAGAAGAGGCTTACTGGCTCCTGTGGAGTGGTCCGACACAGATTTGGAGACggacagtgagtga